In Carassius gibelio isolate Cgi1373 ecotype wild population from Czech Republic chromosome B4, carGib1.2-hapl.c, whole genome shotgun sequence, one DNA window encodes the following:
- the LOC127955946 gene encoding CD209 antigen-like isoform X2: MDLEQDGEQKTNSSCIEKELDRDKDILGDKDQNTKEGAQNRRVVLIVACLGFICIFLLAAIVVLHIKLMADKDIEVTQMLQSNARCQTEKDQLQHTISSLSEKNQKKRVNDPTFEISQLLRNLDSFKQKNQELEKTVDQLFSEKSQLERKYDSLNQTKLELEKTVNNLTSEYSQLQRSLESLSQKNQESEKRFNNLTSEKIQLQKNMDSFNQKNQELEEKNNQLQRSFESLNQKNQELEKRDNNLTSEKSQLQRKYDSLNQTKLELETTVKNLTSEKSQLQRSFESLSQKNQESEKRVNDLSSKKSQLQKNVDSFKQKNQELEKRVDQLSSEKSQLKGSFDSLNQTKLGLEMQVNNLTSEYSQLQRSFESLSQKNQESERRVNNLTSEKSQLQKNLDSFKQKNQELEKKVNDISSEKSQLQTSFDSLSQKNLELETELSKCFKKDFSGSGLFLSSEAMSWSDSRKYCRDRGADLVTIKNIDKQKFISSFVKDAVWIGLSDIENEGKMKWVDESSPKQGFWAGGEPNNASGNEDCVELIPSSDVLKNWNDASCSDKKRGICEK, encoded by the exons ATGGACCTAGAACAAGATGGTGAACAAAAGACCAATAGCAGCTGTATTGAGAAGGAACTGGACAGAGATAAAGATATTTTAGGTGATAAAGACCAGAACACCAAAGAGGGAGCCCAAAACCGCA GAGTGGTTTTGATTGTAGCATGCTTGGGTTTCATATGTATATTTCTTTTAGCTGCCATTGTAGTACTGCATATCAAACTCATGGCAGATAAAGATATAGAAGTTACACAGATGTTACAGTCCAATGCAAGATGTCAAACTGAGAAAGACCAGCTACAGCACACCATCAGCTCTCTGAGTGAGAAGAACCAGAAGAAAAGAGTCAATGATCCCACTTTTGAAATAAGCCAGTTACTGAGGAATTTGGACTCTTTCAAGCAGAAGAATCAGGAGTTGGAGAAAACAGTCGATCAGCTCTTTTCTGAAAAAAGCCAGTTAGAGAGAAAATATGATTCTTTGAATCAGACGAAATTGGAGCTTGAAAAAACAGTCAACAATCTCACTTCTGAATACAGCCAGTTACAAAGAAGTCTTGAATCTTTGAGTCAGAAGAATCAGGAGTCGGAGAAAAGATTCAATAATCTTACTTCTGAGAAAATCCAGTTACAAAAAAATATGGACTCTTTCAATCAGAAGAATCAGGAATTGGAGGAAAAAAACAATCAGTTACAAAGAAGTTTTGAATCTTTGAATCAGAAGAATCAGGAGTTGGAGAAAAGAGACAACAATCTCACTTCTGAAAAAAGTCAGTTACAGAGAAAATATGACTCTTTGAATCAGACAAAACTGGAGCTTGAAACAACCGTCAAAAATCTCACTTCGGAAAAGAGTCAGTTACAAAGAA GTTTTGAATCATTGAGTCAGAAGAATCAGGAGTCGGAGAAAAGAGTCAATGATCTCTCTTCTAAGAAAAGCCAGTTACAGAAAAATGTGGACTCTTTCAAGCAAAAGAATCAGGAGTTGGAGAAAAGAGTCGATCAGCTCTCTTCTGAAAAAAGCCAGTTGAAGGGAAGTTTTGACTCTTTGAATCAGACGAAACTGGGGCTGGAAATGCAAGTCAACAATCTAACGTCTGAATACAGCCAGTTACAAAGAAGTTTTGAATCCTTGAGTCAGAAGAATCAGGAGTCGGAGAGAAGAGTCAATAATCTTACCTCTGAGAAAAGCCAGTTGCAGAAAAATTTGGACTCTTTCAAGCAGAAGAATCAGGAATTGGAGAAAAAAGTCAATGATATCTCTTCTGAAAAAAGCCAGTTACAGACAAGTTTTGACTCTTTGAGTCAGAAGAATCTGGAGTTAGAGACTGAGCTAAGCAAGTGTTTTAAGAAAG ATTTTTCAGGTTCAGGTTTGTTCTTGTCCAGTGAAGCAATGAGCTGGTCTGACAGCAGGAAGTACTGCAGGGATCGTGGCGCTGATCTGGTCACTATCAAAAATATTGACAAGCAG AAGTTCATTTCTTCATTCGTCAAGGACGCTGTGTGGATCGGTTTGTCTGACATAGAAAACGAGGGGAAAATGAAATGGGTGGATGAGTCATCACCGAAACAAGG GTTTTGGGCTGGGGGCGAGCCAAATAATGCTAGTGGAAATGAGGACTGTGTTGAACTGATCCCTTCCTCTGATGTCCTGAAAAACTGGAACGATGCCTCATGCTCAGATAAGAAAAGAGGGATTTGTGAGAAGTAG
- the LOC127955946 gene encoding interaptin-like isoform X1, translating into MDLEQDGEQKTNSSCIEKELDRDKDILGDKDQNTKEGAQNRRVVLIVACLGFICIFLLAAIVVLHIKLMADKDIEVTQMLQSNARCQTEKDQLQHTISSLSEKNQKKRVNDPTFEISQLLRNLDSFKQKNQELEKTVDQLFSEKSQLERKYDSLNQTKLELEKTVNNLTSEYSQLQRSLESLSQKNQESEKRFNNLTSEKIQLQKNMDSFNQKNQELEEKNNQLQRSFESLNQKNQELEKRDNNLTSEKSQLQRKYDSLNQTKLELETTVKNLTSEKSQLQRSFESLSQKNRESEKRFNNLTSECSQLQRGFESLSQKNQESEKRVNDLSSKKSQLQKNVDSFKQKNQELEKRVDQLSSEKSQLKGSFDSLNQTKLGLEMQVNNLTSEYSQLQRSFESLSQKNQESERRVNNLTSEKSQLQKNLDSFKQKNQELEKKVNDISSEKSQLQTSFDSLSQKNLELETELSKCFKKDFSGSGLFLSSEAMSWSDSRKYCRDRGADLVTIKNIDKQKFISSFVKDAVWIGLSDIENEGKMKWVDESSPKQGFWAGGEPNNASGNEDCVELIPSSDVLKNWNDASCSDKKRGICEK; encoded by the exons ATGGACCTAGAACAAGATGGTGAACAAAAGACCAATAGCAGCTGTATTGAGAAGGAACTGGACAGAGATAAAGATATTTTAGGTGATAAAGACCAGAACACCAAAGAGGGAGCCCAAAACCGCA GAGTGGTTTTGATTGTAGCATGCTTGGGTTTCATATGTATATTTCTTTTAGCTGCCATTGTAGTACTGCATATCAAACTCATGGCAGATAAAGATATAGAAGTTACACAGATGTTACAGTCCAATGCAAGATGTCAAACTGAGAAAGACCAGCTACAGCACACCATCAGCTCTCTGAGTGAGAAGAACCAGAAGAAAAGAGTCAATGATCCCACTTTTGAAATAAGCCAGTTACTGAGGAATTTGGACTCTTTCAAGCAGAAGAATCAGGAGTTGGAGAAAACAGTCGATCAGCTCTTTTCTGAAAAAAGCCAGTTAGAGAGAAAATATGATTCTTTGAATCAGACGAAATTGGAGCTTGAAAAAACAGTCAACAATCTCACTTCTGAATACAGCCAGTTACAAAGAAGTCTTGAATCTTTGAGTCAGAAGAATCAGGAGTCGGAGAAAAGATTCAATAATCTTACTTCTGAGAAAATCCAGTTACAAAAAAATATGGACTCTTTCAATCAGAAGAATCAGGAATTGGAGGAAAAAAACAATCAGTTACAAAGAAGTTTTGAATCTTTGAATCAGAAGAATCAGGAGTTGGAGAAAAGAGACAACAATCTCACTTCTGAAAAAAGTCAGTTACAGAGAAAATATGACTCTTTGAATCAGACAAAACTGGAGCTTGAAACAACCGTCAAAAATCTCACTTCGGAAAAGAGTCAGTTACAAAGAAGTTTTGAATCTTTGAGTCAGAAGAATCGGGAGTCGGAAAAAAGATTCAATAATCTTACTTCTGAATGCAGCCAGTTACAAAGAGGTTTTGAATCATTGAGTCAGAAGAATCAGGAGTCGGAGAAAAGAGTCAATGATCTCTCTTCTAAGAAAAGCCAGTTACAGAAAAATGTGGACTCTTTCAAGCAAAAGAATCAGGAGTTGGAGAAAAGAGTCGATCAGCTCTCTTCTGAAAAAAGCCAGTTGAAGGGAAGTTTTGACTCTTTGAATCAGACGAAACTGGGGCTGGAAATGCAAGTCAACAATCTAACGTCTGAATACAGCCAGTTACAAAGAAGTTTTGAATCCTTGAGTCAGAAGAATCAGGAGTCGGAGAGAAGAGTCAATAATCTTACCTCTGAGAAAAGCCAGTTGCAGAAAAATTTGGACTCTTTCAAGCAGAAGAATCAGGAATTGGAGAAAAAAGTCAATGATATCTCTTCTGAAAAAAGCCAGTTACAGACAAGTTTTGACTCTTTGAGTCAGAAGAATCTGGAGTTAGAGACTGAGCTAAGCAAGTGTTTTAAGAAAG ATTTTTCAGGTTCAGGTTTGTTCTTGTCCAGTGAAGCAATGAGCTGGTCTGACAGCAGGAAGTACTGCAGGGATCGTGGCGCTGATCTGGTCACTATCAAAAATATTGACAAGCAG AAGTTCATTTCTTCATTCGTCAAGGACGCTGTGTGGATCGGTTTGTCTGACATAGAAAACGAGGGGAAAATGAAATGGGTGGATGAGTCATCACCGAAACAAGG GTTTTGGGCTGGGGGCGAGCCAAATAATGCTAGTGGAAATGAGGACTGTGTTGAACTGATCCCTTCCTCTGATGTCCTGAAAAACTGGAACGATGCCTCATGCTCAGATAAGAAAAGAGGGATTTGTGAGAAGTAG